The genome window CGCTGCGATGGCGAATCGGACAGGCGTAATTCCCGTTTGCGCACCGACGAGGTCGGCCGACGTCGGCGCCGTTTCGACCGTCGCTGGAAGCGAAACATCGTCGAACGGGAGCGGGACGCCGACAACGGGTGGTTCGAGTGCCGCCTCGATCGCCTCCGAAGCGTCGGACGCCAGGGTAAGAGTGAACGATACCTCGAGCGCCTCGAGTGCCCGTTCGAACCGGCTGACGGTGTCGAGAGTCATTTCCTGACGAATTCGGTCGGACGATCAATAGCATGTCGGACGCTGACCGAGACGCCCTCGAACGCTCCAGCGTCTCTCCGATCTCACCGGAGCCGTTACAATGCAGTGTCGTGTTCGCCCTGGAAATCCCGCTGGGCGCGGTACTCCTCGACGAACGCAGAGACGTCGAACTCGAGCATCTGGCTCTCGAAGTCCCGTCTCGCGTCGTCGTCTTCGGCGTGGCTGATCGCGTGTTCCATGAGTTCGACGACGAGTTCGACGATGATCTCGTGGAGACGGCGGGCGTCGAAGTCCGTGACCCAGACCAGCGTATACCCGACCGCACCGTCGTCGCTGGCGTCGTGGACGACGACCTTCTCGGGGAACTCCTCCATGACGATCCCCAGCAGATGCGGCGTCCCGAACGTCTCGAACTCGTCGTCGGACTCGATCGTCTCCGCTAAGACCGCCACGAGCGACTCCGGAAAGAACCGAGAGGGCGGGTGGACGTCGGTCACGACGGCGTGCGTCGAGCCACAAGAACAGGTGAGCTCACGCATCCCGAGATCGAGGTCGTGCGGATCGATCGCTTCGTCACACGGAAGCTCGAGACGACGGTCGTCGGCCGGACCCGGAACACGGGGGGCTGCCATGGGTCGTCGTTCGACTCGGTCGGACAAAAGGGCGACGACTCGAGGAAAAGGCTTTCACAACAGCTCGGCGGGAGCGTACCGAACAGTCA of Natrarchaeobaculum sulfurireducens contains these proteins:
- a CDS encoding DUF5815 family protein codes for the protein MAAPRVPGPADDRRLELPCDEAIDPHDLDLGMRELTCSCGSTHAVVTDVHPPSRFFPESLVAVLAETIESDDEFETFGTPHLLGIVMEEFPEKVVVHDASDDGAVGYTLVWVTDFDARRLHEIIVELVVELMEHAISHAEDDDARRDFESQMLEFDVSAFVEEYRAQRDFQGEHDTAL